A window of Argopecten irradians isolate NY chromosome 14, Ai_NY, whole genome shotgun sequence contains these coding sequences:
- the LOC138306835 gene encoding uncharacterized protein isoform X2 has product MAGFQLRGRHRGIGSLAEGMSRSMERQQRSLYDGNLAPTRKSVSRLQGPREAGSRIPGSRKGSTPSRASADLTKLPPINGFRNEKPESRETGSTAVFADGGGDSTDPSKGQTGGHAPRTLAFSPTKIAVPKDRSPAKEQRSGVTCNDIVAVTSNYVPSDEKAKDQRSNIASLVSSVSLEDKPQYDERSKFIRDQRSSVSSMIPSLQMDSKSKEERQKVKEHRKSLIPSFSGEDRSRSKDSKYSANNNQGEEGSKVETPKTESGKPEVAKPESKDVSPKAQVNGLDTSEKEVPTEVAWEVDVSDITPVRKIKKPVLTSSVSKGDDSSPYIPPNVKMTIEQICARKVFDMKRWVCMSRPQYSKSCGITSLVSCWNFLFSTLGNGSLSPITQEEALTILGFKPPFDEIRFGPFTGNATLMTWFKRLNDHFKVRGQSYFTYKPHGKDKTFGMTSDMALQAIKKGLQDPNTTYIYHCQNHYFCPIGFEDTPLKAEEAYSGPLAQEDMETHILIGDCAIKHPSIHCKKWEDISTDLNCVNPEYLNIRRLEEGLQKRKAKKPGGNLHCIMAFRKNNFQSIHRTHIPVFGGGAKTRTKSTSNQAQNGAVTSISTPGIVPVAADTTAKLNTELAGQADLSPANGISEGEIPHAGDAKRPEDDEENMCSEDEDDDE; this is encoded by the exons ATGGCTGGATTTCAACTTCGTGGGCGCCACAGAGGAATTG GCTCATTAGCTGAAGGAATGAGTAGGTCTATGGAGCGACAGCAGCGATCCTTGTATGATGGGAATCTGGCTCCTACGAGGAAGTCTGTCTCTCGTCTTCAGGGTCCGAGAGAGGCCGGGTCAAGGATCCCAGGGAGTCGTAAAGGAAGCACACCGTCTAGGGCTTCCGCAGACCTTACCAAACTTCCTCCAATTAATGGTTTCCGCAATGAAAAACCAGAAAGTCGAGAGACAGGATCCACTGCTGTGTTTGCAGATGGCGGTGGAGACAGCACAGATCCTAGCAAAGGTCAAACTGGAGGTCATGCACCGCGCACATTAGCATTTAGTCCAACAAAAATAGCTGTTCCAAAGGATAGATCCCCAGCCAAGGAGCAAAGGTCGGGGGTCACCTGCAATGACATTGTGGCTGTGACATCAAACTATGTTCCTAGTGATGAAAAGGCCAAAGATCAAAGGTCAAATATTGCATCCTTGGTCAGTTCTGTTTCACTTGAAGACAAGCCACAATATGATGAAAGGTCAAAGTTTATCAGAGATCAAAGGTCAAGTGTTTCATCCATGATTCCTTCATTGCAAATGGATTCCAAATCAAAGGAAGAAAGGCAGAAAGTTAAGGAACATAGAAAAAGTTTGATTCCATCATTTTCTGGTGAggataggtcaaggtcaaaagaTTCTAAATATAGTGCAAATAATAATCAAGGTGAAGAGGGGTCAAAGGTGGAGACACCCAAGACAGAGTCAGGAAAACCTGAGGTAGCTAAGCCAGAGTCCAAGGATGTATCACCTAAGGCACAAGTGAATGGTTTGGATACAAGTGAAAAGGAGGTCCCGACAGAGGTGGCCTGGGAAGTTGATGTCTCGGACATCACACCTGTCCGAAAAATCAAGAAACCAG TACTGACCAGCTCTGTGTCCAAGGGAGATGACTCTAGCCCCTATATACCTCCAAATGTGAAAATGACAATAGAACAAATCTGTGCTAGGAAAGTCTTTGACATGAAACGATG GGTGTGTATGAGTCGACCACAATACAGCAAGTCGTGCgggattacctcccttgtctCCTGTTGGAACTTCTTGTTCAGTACACTAGGAAATGGAAg CCTATCACCAATCACCCAAGAAGAGGCGCTGACTATCCTTGGATTCAAACCACCGTTTGATGAGATTAGATTTGGGCCATTTACTGGAAATGCAACCCTTATGAC CTGGTTCAAGAGGCTGAACGACCACTTTAAGGTGCGAGGACAGAGCTATTTCACATACAAACCACATGGAAAGGATAAAACTTTTGGAATGACATCGGACATGGCTTTGCAGGCAATTAAAAAAGGCCTCCAGGACCCTAACACTACCTACATATACCACTGCCAGAACCATTACTTCTGTCCTATAGGGTTTGAGGACACACCACTAAAAGCTGAGGAGGCGTACAG TGGACCACTGGCTCAAGAAGACATGGAGACCCACATACTCATTGGAGACTGTGCCATCAAACATCCGTCTATACACTGTAAAAA GTGGGAGGACATCTCCACAGACCTAAACTGTGTCAACCCAGAGTACCTAAATATACGACGGCTCGAGGAAGGTCTTCAGAAACGCAAGGCCAAGAAGCCAGGTGGCAACCTTCATTGCATCATGGCATTTCGTAAAAACAACTTTCAATCCATTCACAGGACTCATATTCCAGTGTTTGGTGGTGGAGCAAAGACGAGAACAAAATCCACATCAAACCAAGCACAGAATGGTGCTGTGACTAGTATTTCTACACCAGGGATTGTACCAGTAGCTGCAGACACAACTGCCAAACTAAATACTGAACTCGCTGGGCAGGCAGATTTGTCACCTGCCAATGGAATCAGTGAGGGTGAAATCCCACACGCAGGGGATGCAAAACGGCCAGAGGATGACGAGGAGAATATGTGTTCAGAGGATGAGGACGATGATGAATAG
- the LOC138308306 gene encoding leucine-rich repeat and immunoglobulin-like domain-containing nogo receptor-interacting protein 3, with amino-acid sequence MQKSSPGIRLAFLAAALAIHMLQVLSRIHYVESTDQDQKCPISCQCSEGEYGAFEIDCSNQWLTTFPDTVPAITTKLNISGNRITNLERRTGGNTLYANITVLDLSNNSLVEISTDFWRAFPNLKYLYLKKNRLKYIPKYLPETLMVLHANKNLIKSLCLIGKSLQELYLSDNVIDLSNLGTGSNQVKTTCNTSELSNLEILDLARNGITQINNQIFRRFPKLKHVSLSNNQISDASFIKELNFIEVLDLGNNSISEITKNVFENLHSMRYLSLAYNNIVNFPKHFPSLEWLDISFNAIRHLREEADKNELYPHDVILLGGNPFHCDCHLQWVKDLYDLRSYLLKYIDVNMDKYLPLCASPTHLAGKSWDILSSDQFVCSAELPSSLKEDSHQTDHSWYPELHVNFVGQTYIKIGWTPMNLDSESKSKEIILAYRKFGKENMWTLVVVSGNVGVYTIRQLFPDTAYVICVKGDMVGSQDCVEMVTHGQSWLQRNVLVGWATALIFISISVVLSIYLCFFRSNIQKKEQ; translated from the coding sequence ATGCAGAAATCCTCCCCTGGCATCAGACTTGCCTTTCTCGCAGCAGCACTAGCGATACACATGCTCCAGGTGCTGTCGAGAATACATTATGTTGAGTCAACAGATCAGGACCAAAAATGTCCTATTTCATGTCAATGTTCAGAAGGTGAATATGGAGCTTTCGAAATAGACTGTTCGAATCAATGGTTGACAACATTTCCTGATACGGTACCAGCTATCACAACCAAGTTAAACATCAGTGGTAACAGGATTACAAATCTAGAAAGACGAACAGGAGGAAATACACTATATGCCAATATTACAGTTTTGGATTTAAGTAATAATTCTCTTGTTGAGATTAGTACAGATTTTTGGAGAGCCTTTCCTAATCTGaagtatttatatttaaagaaaaacagATTAAAGTATATTCCGAAGTATTTACCTGAAACATTGATGGTGCTTCATGCCAATAAGAATTTGATCAAAAGTCTGTGTCTTATTGGGAAGAGCTTACAAGAACTCTATCTCAGTGATAATGTCATTGATCTAAGTAACTTAGGCACTGGAAGCAACCAAGTAAAAACAACTTGCAACACATCTGAACTCTCAAACCTTGAAATCTTAGACCTTGCAAGGAATGGAATAACACagataaataatcaaatattcaGAAGATTTCCTAAGCTCAAACATGTATCCCTCTCAAACAATCAGATATCTGATGCATCTTTCATAAAGGAATTGAATTTCATTGAAGTCTTAGATCTAggtaataattcaatttcagaaattacaaaaaatgtttttgaaaactTGCATAGCATGAGGTATTTATCACTGGCAtataataacattgtaaatTTCCCCAAACATTTCCCATCTCTTGAATGGTTGGACATATCGTTTAACGCTATAAGGCATTTGAGAGAGGAAGCAGATAAAAATGAGCTTTACCCACATGATGTGATTTTATTAGGAGGTAATCCTTTTCACTGTGACTGCCATTTACAGTGGGTGAAAGATTTGTATGATTTACGCTCTTACTTATTGAAATATATAGATGTAAACATGGACAAATATCTACCACTTTGTGCATCGCCGACACATTTAGCAGGAAAGTCGTGGGACATCCTTAGCTCTGATCAGTTTGTTTGCTCTGCTGAACTACCAAGTTCTTTAAAAGAAGATTCACACCAGACAGATCATTCATGGTATCCGGAACTGCATGTGAATTTTGTGGGACAGACTTACATCAAAATAGGTTGGACACCAATGAATTTGGATTCAGAATCCAAATCAAAGGAGATAATCCTAGCATACAGAAAATTTGGTAAAGAGAATATGTGGACATTAGTGGTAGTCAGTGGAAATGTTGGTGTTTACACTATAAGACAGTTATTTCCGGACACTGCATATGTCATCTGTGTGAAGGGAGATATGGTAGGGAGTCAGGACTGTGTGGAGATGGTTACTCACGGTCAATCATGGCTACAACGAAATGTGTTGGTTGGTTGGGCGACTgctttgatatttatttctatttctgtCGTATTGTCCATCTACTTGTGTTTCTTCAGAAGTAATATTCAAAAGAAAGAACAATAG
- the LOC138308305 gene encoding integrator complex subunit 6-like, which yields MTIILFLVDTSASMNQRTYLGTSLIDISKASVESFMKIRSRDPNSRWDRYMLLTLEDPPSNIKAGWKESHATFINELKNLTAVGLSSLGPSLKHAFDLLNINRMQSGIDTYGQGRCPFYLEPAVIIVITDGGKLTTANGVQPELNLPMLSTVPGSELTKEPFRWDQRIFGLVLKIPGSVPMDSGNMYIPSAENHPLDAMCEVTGGRSYAVYTQKMLHATLDSLVQKVQSGVVINFEKIGPEPTPILMEGKMEIVDSNGNSKENQDVNKPIRQDMEEDKKAVLQQIQQQQQQFPGNNQWQNCRKLIYVPRSAQKGYSVGHWPIPEAYWPDIGSATLPPRSAQPVIKFCCTDCEPMVIENLPFDKYELEPSPLTQFILERRLPNSCWQVFISNSAKYSDTGHPFGYLKASSALSCVNLFIMPYNYPVLLPLLDELFKVHKLKICPKWRQQFEAYIKTMPPYYAGPLRRALARMGAPNLVPDTMDNNLSYTVITYLKKLKNQAKVEMDRLIASVGQKVPLNDGIKVDSRTKTSILQRKDFNQLLQNVGGNIQSLKQELTDFNTFTMAVSDPSILPQYYRNPYDIPRSRLLDQISRMKMNFLQKSYSNTKLVDHDQMHNVPIQQMGNYQDYLKKQPPLLRELENQPSRVHMFGNPFKVKNFNMVDEADEANFGQQPVKKRHHESPSSSPGPKRRKAGPLPRDLKYRRPISPLPGATPPASPAPSVSDTESCVSDTESMETESVTSEDGNMSEDESPLVIADVEQEKEKPTTNHVTEASVNHVTSPSALKNNVSEVESVRNRSHGHEINSKKEALMWSHNTRLRHTLFKEIKRPGRNYDALFNHLNTVQGSLDMKSAFVRDVIREAGRFKKKVLIQMLEQYCKSMVQSESRKRSSISTGQWNSSR from the exons ATGACGATAATTCTCTTTCTAGTCGACACTAGTGCGTCGATGAATCAGCGTACATATTTGGGGACATCTTTGATTGACATTTCGAAAGCTTCCGTAGAATCTTTCATGAAG ATCAGGTCCCGAGATCCGAACAGCAGATGGGATAGATACATGCTGCTGACGTTAGAGGACCCGCCGTCTAATATAAAG gCGGGTTGGAAGGAAAGTCACGCTACATTTATTAATGAGTTGAAGAACCTGACAGCTGTAGGTCTCTCATCACTAGGCCCCTCTCTGAAGCATGCATTCGATCTGCTCAACATCAACCGCATGCAAAGTGGCATCGATACCTATGGTCAG GGACGTTGTCCATTCTACCTTGAGCCAGCGGTCATCATAGTGATTACAGATGGTGGTAAACTAACCACAGCAAATGGAGTACAACCAGAG cTCAATCTGCCCATGTTGTCTACTGTGCCTGGTTCAGAGCTGACAAAGGAACCATTTAGGTGGGACCAACGTATCTTTGGTTTGGTGCTGAAGATTCCCGGTAGTGTTCCAATGGACAGTGGGAATATGTACATCCCTTCAGCAGAAAACCATCCTCTTGATGCCATGTGTGAGGTGACTGGAG GACGGTCGTATGCCGTGTACACACAGAAGATGTTACACGCTACGTTAGACAGTTTGGTCCAGAAAGTCCAGAGCGGGGTGGTTATCAATTTTGAGAAGATTGGACCTGAGCCTACACCAATACTCATGGAAG GAAAAATGGAAATTGTTGACAGCAATGGAAATTCAAAAG AGAACCAAGATGTGAACAAACCCATACGACAGGACATGGAGGAGGACAAGAAAGCTGTGTTACAACAgatacaacaacaacagcaacagTTCCCTGGTAACAACCAGTGGCAGAATTGTAGGAAGCTCATCTATGTTCCCCGCTCAGCACAGAAAGGCTATTCTGTTGGTCATTGGCCGATCCCAGAGGCCTACTGGCCAGATATTGGAAGTGCTACCTTG CCTCCACGATCAGCTCAGCCAGTGATCAAGTTCTGCTGTACAGATTGTGAACCAATGGTAATCGAGAACCTGCCGTTTGATAAGTATGAGCTGGAACCTTCTCCACTGACACAGTTTATCCTGGAACGTAGACTCCCTAACTCTTGTTGGCAG GTGTTCATCAGTAATAGTGCTAAGTACAGTGACACAGGCCATCCATTTGGTTACCTGAAGGCCAGCAGTGCTCTATCCTGTGTTAACCTCTTCATCATGCCCTATAACTACCCAGTGTTGCTGCCTCTCCTAG ATGAACTGTTTAAGGTACATAAGCTGAAGATATGCCCCAAATGGAGACAGCAGTTTGAAGCATACATTAAAACTATGCCACCGTATTATGCTGGG CCATTACGGCGGGCTCTGGCACGGATGGGAGCTCCTAATCTTGTACCTGACACGATGGACAACAATCTCAGCTACACAGTCATTACGTACCTGAAAAAACTTAAAAATCAG GCCAAGGTAGAGATGGATCGGTTGATAGCGTCAGTAGGTCAGAAAGTCCCCCTCAATGATGGAATCAAGGTGGATTCACG gACCAAGACATCAATATTACAAAGAAAAGATTTCAACCAATTACTTCAAAACGTTGGTGGAAATATTCAAAGTTTGAAACAGGAGTTGACAGACTTTAACACATTTACTATGGCGGTGTCCGATCCCAGCATTCTCCCTCAATACTACCGTAACCCTTATGACATTCCCCGGTCGCGCTTACTCGACCAAATCTCTCGTATGAAAATGAACTTTTTACAGAAATCCTACAGTAACACAAAACTTGTAGATCATG ATCAAATGCATAATGTTCCAATACAACAGATGGGTAATTACCAGGATTACCTGAAAAAACAACCACCGTTATTACGGGAACTGGAAAATCAACCATCACGGGTCCACATGTTTGGAAATCCATTTAAAGTCAAG AATTTCAACATGGTAGATGAGGCAGATGAAGCTAATTTTGGTCAGCAGCCAGTGAAAAAAAGACACCATGAGAGTCCGTCATCATCTCCAGGACCAAAACGACGGAAAGCTG GTCCGTTACCTAGAGACCTGAAATACCGTCGACCCATTTCACCATTACCAGGGGCGACACCTCCAGCCTCTCCTGCACCCTCTGTATCCGATACGGAAAGTTGTGTGTCGGACACGGAGAGTATGGAAA CTGAATCTGTAACCTCAGAAGACGGAAATATGTCGGAGGATGAATCTCCACTTGTGATAGCCGATGTAGAACAAGAAAAAGAGAAACCGACAACAAATCATGTGACTGAAGCTAGTGTCAATCATGTGACTTCTCCTAGTGCTCTAAAAAACAATGTTTCCGAGGTTGAAAGTGTTCGGAATCGTTCCCATGGACACGAAATTAACAGCAAGAAGGAAGCCCTAATGTGGTCACACAACACAAGACTACGTCACACATTGTTCAAAGAAATCAAACGGCCGGGACGCA atTACGATGCATTATTCAATCACCTAAATACTGTACAGGGAAGTTTGGACATGAAAAGTGCTTTTGTGCGCGATGTGATACGAGAAGCAGGACGCTTTAAGAAAAAGGTGCTCATTCAAATGTTAGAACAGTATTGTAAATCAATGgtccaatcagaaagtcggaaaCGTTCTTCCATCTCGACGGGACAGTGGAACTCGAGCAGATGA